In one window of bacterium DNA:
- a CDS encoding ABC transporter permease, with protein sequence MNLQQYLIRRLLLIIPTFLGITLITFMVIQLSPGNPAAMKLRTGEQGMMGDEMTREIVEGTKRLYGLDKPIWIRYGIWLKRVVTFDFGTSYKDHRPVMEKIAERLPITIELNLISIFLVYLLAIPVGVYSAVEQGTIRDKVMTVILFILYSLPNFWVAVLLIMFLGGGDFLDWFPIYGISSPGMEGAVFLSRLWDHLWHLMLPVFCLTYGGLAGLSRFMRAGMLEVIRQDYIRTARAKGLPEKLVIFKHAMRNSIIPIITLMGYLLPGMLGGSIIIESIFSIPGMGQLSFEAVLSRDYPVVMAIATISALLTLVGILISDLLYVWADPRITYEAEA encoded by the coding sequence TTGAACCTTCAACAATACCTCATACGCAGACTGCTGCTCATCATTCCCACATTTCTGGGGATCACCCTCATCACCTTCATGGTGATCCAGCTGTCTCCCGGTAACCCTGCGGCCATGAAGCTCCGTACTGGGGAGCAGGGAATGATGGGGGACGAGATGACCCGGGAGATCGTTGAAGGGACAAAAAGGCTCTACGGTCTGGATAAACCCATATGGATCCGCTACGGCATCTGGCTGAAAAGGGTCGTCACTTTCGATTTTGGTACCTCCTACAAGGACCACAGACCTGTGATGGAAAAGATCGCGGAAAGACTGCCCATCACCATTGAGCTTAACCTCATCTCCATCTTTCTCGTCTATCTCCTGGCCATACCTGTAGGGGTGTACTCTGCCGTGGAGCAGGGCACCATCAGGGACAAGGTCATGACGGTGATCCTTTTTATCCTTTATTCATTGCCCAACTTCTGGGTGGCGGTGCTCCTTATCATGTTCCTGGGGGGTGGCGATTTTCTCGACTGGTTCCCCATCTACGGGATCTCATCCCCCGGAATGGAAGGTGCCGTATTCCTGTCCCGCCTGTGGGATCACCTGTGGCATCTGATGCTGCCTGTGTTTTGTCTCACCTATGGAGGTTTGGCCGGTCTTTCCCGCTTCATGAGAGCCGGGATGCTGGAGGTGATCCGGCAGGACTATATCCGCACCGCCCGGGCCAAGGGTCTCCCTGAAAAACTCGTCATTTTCAAGCACGCCATGCGCAACTCCATCATCCCCATCATCACCCTCATGGGCTACCTTCTTCCCGGTATGCTCGGGGGCAGCATCATTATCGAGAGCATCTTTTCCATCCCGGGGATGGGGCAGCTCAGTTTCGAGGCGGTACTCTCCAGGGACTACCCGGTAGTTATGGCCATCGCGACAATTTCGGCCCTGCTCACCCTGGTTGGAATCCTCATATCGGATCTCCTCTACGTGTGGGCCGATCCGCGCATCACCTACGAGGCTGAAGCGTGA
- a CDS encoding ABC transporter permease, translated as MRSTPKKQSYTKLVWNQYRRDRVAIVGLIFVLALFIIALGAPFLAGSRPIAAVVDHELVFPAVTSKARLAWDQADITQRGWTLYPLIRYGPTEINLSANLEPPGGGHWLGTDDRGRDVMARMIFGSRVSLSVGFVAVSIYTFLGIFLGALAGYYGGKVDVVISRSIEVMMCFPTFFLILTVLAFLKPSIYNIMIILGITGWPGVARLVRGEFLKQRKLDYVTAARAVGASDLRIIFSHILPNSLAPVLVSATFGVAGAILVESSLSYLGFGVPPPTPSWGEILSQSKHYIDFAWWLTIFPGAAIFLTVTAYNLVGEGLRDAVDPRLK; from the coding sequence GTGAGAAGCACGCCGAAAAAACAGAGCTATACGAAACTTGTCTGGAACCAGTACCGGCGTGATCGGGTGGCTATCGTGGGCCTGATTTTTGTGCTCGCTCTATTCATTATTGCTTTGGGTGCGCCCTTTCTGGCCGGCAGTCGGCCCATAGCGGCGGTGGTGGACCATGAACTTGTCTTTCCCGCTGTGACCAGCAAAGCCCGGCTGGCCTGGGATCAGGCAGATATTACCCAACGGGGCTGGACCCTTTACCCGCTCATCAGGTATGGCCCTACCGAGATCAACCTTTCAGCGAACCTGGAGCCCCCCGGCGGCGGGCATTGGCTTGGCACCGATGACAGGGGACGGGATGTCATGGCGAGGATGATCTTCGGATCGAGGGTGTCCCTTTCTGTGGGTTTCGTAGCGGTTTCCATCTACACTTTTCTCGGGATATTCCTGGGGGCTCTGGCGGGTTACTATGGTGGAAAGGTGGACGTGGTCATCAGCAGATCCATCGAAGTGATGATGTGTTTCCCCACCTTCTTTCTTATCCTCACTGTTCTGGCCTTCCTTAAACCAAGTATCTACAACATCATGATCATCCTGGGTATTACCGGATGGCCGGGGGTGGCTCGTCTTGTGAGAGGTGAGTTTCTCAAGCAGAGGAAACTGGATTATGTCACTGCCGCCAGGGCAGTGGGAGCGTCTGACCTTCGTATTATCTTCAGCCACATCCTGCCCAACTCCCTGGCTCCGGTTCTCGTGTCCGCCACTTTCGGGGTCGCGGGAGCGATCCTGGTGGAGTCCTCACTGAGCTACCTGGGTTTCGGTGTTCCGCCTCCAACCCCCTCCTGGGGTGAGATCCTATCCCAGTCCAAACACTACATAGACTTCGCCTGGTGGCTCACCATCTTCCCTGGAGCCGCCATCTTCCTGACGGTGACGGCCTACAACCTGGTCGGCGAGGGCTTGAGAGATGCGGTGGATCCTCGACTGAAGTAG
- a CDS encoding peptide-binding protein: MSRIDNSKFLIGILFSFILIFPLPVQAAGPETPVGGDWLVRHIGAEPATLNPVTATDVYESTINGYVYESLLERDNRTLDLVPLLASSYEVSPDKLSYLFTLREGLKWQDGKPLTSSDVVFTFNTVKNESVDAPHLRSYYRSLEKVEALDASRVRFTFSEPYFKSLEMIGGMSIIPQHIFSRGDFNTHPAGRSPVGSGPYKFVRWDTGKEIVLEKNDSYWGEKPLLNKIVFKIITDETVALQVLKRGEMDLMALTPVQWVKQTEGRKFNRAFAKYKYYLPGYSFIGWNSRRPVFNDPKVRRAMTMFMDRDAILKNLRYGFGRVVSGNFFYESPDYDRTIEPWPYDPTKAAALLEEAGWVDSDSDGIRDKDGVKFQFEFTMTSGSQFADQVSTILKEELSKVGVEMSIRPLEWALFTKMLDDRNFDAVIMGWSLPVEADPYQVWHSSQTEKGSNFIGFANREADLIIEESRVTFEKEKRVQLYRRFHRIMHEEQPYTFLFMNESLVALDRRFQNVNVYPLGLDTSEWWVPTKDQRYR; the protein is encoded by the coding sequence GTGTCAAGGATAGACAACTCAAAGTTTCTGATAGGCATCCTGTTTTCGTTCATTCTGATCTTTCCTCTTCCCGTTCAGGCTGCAGGTCCCGAGACCCCGGTTGGTGGGGATTGGCTTGTACGGCACATAGGAGCTGAACCGGCCACCTTGAACCCGGTCACCGCCACAGATGTGTATGAGAGCACCATTAACGGTTATGTCTATGAAAGCCTGCTGGAAAGAGACAACAGGACCCTTGACCTTGTGCCGCTTCTCGCCAGCTCCTACGAGGTGTCCCCTGACAAGCTCAGCTACCTCTTTACCCTGCGGGAAGGGTTGAAATGGCAGGACGGCAAACCGCTGACCTCCTCTGATGTTGTGTTTACCTTCAACACCGTAAAAAATGAATCGGTAGACGCTCCCCACCTGAGAAGTTACTACCGCAGTCTCGAGAAGGTCGAGGCGTTAGATGCCAGCCGCGTCCGGTTCACATTCTCTGAGCCCTATTTCAAGTCCCTTGAGATGATCGGGGGGATGTCAATAATCCCTCAGCACATCTTTTCAAGAGGCGATTTCAACACCCATCCCGCAGGCCGTTCGCCCGTGGGCAGCGGACCATATAAATTTGTACGCTGGGATACGGGCAAGGAGATCGTTCTGGAAAAAAATGATAGCTACTGGGGAGAGAAGCCGCTCCTCAACAAGATCGTTTTCAAGATCATTACCGATGAAACTGTGGCGCTGCAGGTCTTAAAGAGAGGGGAGATGGATCTGATGGCCTTGACCCCTGTACAGTGGGTTAAGCAGACCGAAGGGCGCAAATTCAACCGGGCTTTCGCTAAATATAAGTATTATCTGCCGGGATACTCCTTCATCGGTTGGAACAGCCGCCGACCTGTATTTAATGACCCTAAAGTACGCCGGGCAATGACCATGTTTATGGACAGAGACGCTATTCTTAAAAACCTCCGCTACGGGTTCGGACGGGTGGTTAGCGGAAACTTCTTCTACGAAAGCCCCGATTACGACAGGACCATCGAACCCTGGCCTTACGATCCGACAAAAGCAGCCGCCTTGCTTGAAGAGGCAGGATGGGTAGATTCCGATAGCGACGGGATCAGGGACAAAGATGGTGTTAAGTTCCAGTTCGAGTTCACCATGACTTCGGGGAGTCAATTTGCGGACCAGGTTTCCACCATTCTCAAGGAGGAGCTCTCCAAGGTGGGTGTCGAGATGAGTATTCGGCCCCTGGAGTGGGCCCTTTTTACAAAAATGCTGGACGACAGAAACTTCGATGCAGTCATCATGGGGTGGAGTTTGCCTGTGGAAGCCGATCCCTACCAGGTGTGGCACTCCAGTCAGACTGAGAAGGGCTCTAACTTCATTGGTTTTGCCAACCGGGAGGCGGACCTCATCATAGAGGAGTCCCGTGTCACCTTTGAAAAGGAAAAGAGGGTTCAGCTTTACAGAAGGTTCCACCGGATCATGCACGAGGAGCAGCCCTACACTTTCCTCTTCATGAATGAAAGCCTGGTTGCGTTGGACCGTCGCTTCCAGAATGTGAATGTTTACCCCCTGGGCCTCGACACCAGTGAGTGGTGGGTGCCGACCAAGGATCAGCGGTATCGCTGA